From one Streptomyces spiramyceticus genomic stretch:
- a CDS encoding peptidoglycan-binding protein, which translates to MPDLWLPGAERHPLGDTAPTDTQYAPKVLWHITWDRNASAAKPADLVPFDTLVRYFTGAGRASAPHLLWDPFTGRIAQFYPANSRSKSVVDAPGGTRTNRAGRVVLQVETLFFPHCRVNGKAYATVRDTPAKGLDKILAWARSWGVPDDWPMGKPTWTANRSGRIWASRGGHYGHGQVPENSHNDPGPMPDWPGGGKPKPTPTAPPFPGKGAFGPGKSNDSILALGRQLVKRGFGSHYKVGPSRDWGEADRLNVRAFQRAQKWSGSDADGYPGPETWRRLFS; encoded by the coding sequence ATGCCCGATCTGTGGCTGCCCGGCGCCGAGCGGCATCCGCTTGGTGACACGGCACCGACCGATACCCAGTACGCCCCGAAGGTGCTCTGGCACATCACCTGGGACCGAAACGCATCTGCGGCCAAGCCGGCCGACCTTGTGCCGTTCGACACGCTCGTCCGCTACTTCACCGGCGCCGGGCGGGCGTCCGCGCCGCACCTGCTGTGGGATCCGTTCACCGGCCGGATCGCCCAGTTCTATCCGGCGAACTCGCGCAGTAAGAGCGTCGTGGATGCGCCGGGCGGTACGCGTACCAACCGGGCGGGGCGAGTCGTCCTTCAGGTGGAGACGCTCTTCTTCCCTCACTGCCGGGTCAACGGGAAGGCGTACGCCACCGTCCGCGACACCCCCGCAAAGGGGCTCGACAAGATCCTCGCCTGGGCGCGCAGTTGGGGCGTCCCCGACGACTGGCCGATGGGCAAGCCGACCTGGACGGCGAACCGCAGCGGCCGGATATGGGCGTCCCGTGGTGGTCACTACGGCCACGGCCAAGTGCCGGAGAACAGCCACAACGACCCTGGTCCGATGCCGGACTGGCCCGGCGGCGGGAAGCCGAAACCCACCCCCACCGCTCCGCCGTTCCCCGGCAAGGGAGCGTTCGGGCCCGGTAAGAGCAACGACAGCATCCTCGCGCTCGGTCGACAGCTTGTGAAGCGCGGCTTCGGCTCCCACTACAAGGTCGGACCGTCCCGCGATTGGGGCGAGGCCGACCGGTTGAACGTCCGGGCGTTCCAGCGCGCACAGAAGTGGTCCGGTTCGGATGCCGACGGCTATCCCGGCCCGGAGACCTGGCGACGCCTCTTCTCCTGA